Proteins found in one Ptychodera flava strain L36383 chromosome 3, AS_Pfla_20210202, whole genome shotgun sequence genomic segment:
- the LOC139129226 gene encoding uncharacterized protein: protein MKATTIYDGDDYTGQDSGKNGKRFPKVKNYYLRTMMDKIGKRKGFIIVLYLNLGYLNITKSWICNVECIGVLEQTLFVCSDDEAYWSLKNWKPSLNVILHRYGTTNAMTWGTESYFEYLVYRAQSVDAILRENYSVFLVESDMVWLKNPLVLLEQYQNNDLILAANKREENETHREALPAMAYLNATARTRSLWTKMVEVCDRKFQMYKTGNADNVGGSDMGAFNKLIRSEPIKVQWLPDDKFAGGKWYRGDEYNEETAESIVVIHNNFIKGNDRKEQRAKLWGHWFLSDDGTACTPCSFIPNKLVKPTGD, encoded by the coding sequence ATGAAAGCAACGACAATTTACGATGGTGACGATTATACCGGGCAAGACAGCGGCAAGAACGGTAAAAGATTTCCGAAAGTGAAGAATTATTATCTTAGAACAATGATGGATAAAATTGGTAAGCGCAAAGGTTTTATCATTGTTTTATATCTGAATCTCGGCTATTTAAACATCACGAAAAGCTGGATATGTAACGTGGAATGTATTGGTGTTCTGGAACAGACTTTATTTGTCTGTAGCGATGACGAAGCATACTGGTCTCTTAAAAACTGGAAACCATCACTAAATGTGATTCTTCACCGCTATGGAACGACTAACGCTATGACGTGGGGCACGGAGAGTTACTTTGAGTATCTGGTGTACCGCGCACAATCGGTTGACGCGATTCTGCGAGAAAACTACTCCGTTTTCCTCGTTGAATCAGACATGGTGTGGCTGAAAAATCCTCTGGTGCTATTGGAGCAATATCAGAACAACGATCTCATTTTGGCAGCCAATAAACGCGAAGAGAACGAGACTCACAGAGAGGCACTTCCCGCCATGGCTTACTTGAACGCGACGGCCAGAACACGGAGTCTGTGGACTAAAATGGTGGAAGTCTGCGATCGAAAattccaaatgtacaaaacgggGAACGCAGACAATGTCGGCGGCAGTGACATGGGTGCATTCAATAAACTGATAAGAAGTGAGCCGATCAAAGTGCAGTGGCTACCAGACGACAAATTCGCCGGTGGGAAGTGGTACAGAGGCGATGAATACAATGAAGAGACGGCAGAATCGATAGTCGTCATCCACAATAATTTCATAAAAGGAAAcgacagaaaagaacaaagagcGAAACTGTGGGGACATTGGTTCCTGTCTGACGATGGCACAGCCTGTACACCATGTTCCTTCATACCAAATAAGCTTGTTAAGCCAACAGGCGACTAA